The Carnobacterium divergens nucleotide sequence TTGAAATACCAATTGCTCAACCTTAATACTATCAATAAAAAAACATGGAATCCATTTTATTAAATGTTGATTCCATGTTTTTTTTTCTAATTGTCAAAGCTTCTTAAAAATAATGACAACTCTCTTAATCCAGCAACTAAAGTATCTGTTGGTGCGCAAAAACCTAAACGCGCGTGAAAAGGTGTTTCAAAACGGGTGCCTGGAACAAGTAAGACCCCTTTTTCTTTCAATAAACGCAAACAAAATTCCTCTACATCAATTGGGATATCTAGTTTTATAAAGGAGGTTGAAACAGATTTAGGCAAAATAAGAGACACCCGCGGTTCTTTTTGAACCCAATCGGTTAAAATAGCCAAATTCGTTGCAACAATAGATCGATTGCGTTCTAAAATCATCGCTTTATTTTTTAAAGCATGAACCGCTAAAGCATCGTCAAGAACGCCTGCACAAATCATCGTATAATCGCGATATTTTCTAAATAAATCGGCAATTTCTTTTGACGAGGCTGTCCATCCGACTCTAAGACCTGGCAAAGAGTAGGTTTTCGATAAACTGTTGGTAGCAATTCCTTTTTCGTACAAGTCAACGATGGAAGGAATCGTTTGAGTCGAATCTAAGCACTGATACACCTCGTCGACCAGAATGTACGCGTCAACTTTCCTAGCTAAGAGTACAATTTCTTTTAAAAAGGCTTCATCTAATAACGTTCCAGTTGGGTTGTTTGCGTTGTTTAGACAAATAAGCTTTGTGTTTGGTTGGATAAGTTTTTTTAATTCTTCGATTCTTGGCAACCATTGATTTGACTCATAAATGGACCAATAGTCAACAGTGGCACCTAATGATTTTGGGATATCGTATAATTGTTGGTAACTCGGATGTAGTGCAATAACATGGTCACCAGCTTCAACAAGTGCATACAAAGCTAATAGATTAGCCCCAGTAGCACCATTTGTTTGAAGAATGGCTTCAGGTGATACCGTGGTGTATAGTTGGCTAACTTCTTCTTTAAATTCAGGAGAACCTTCAATCCATCCATAATTTAACGTTGTTTTCGACTGTTCTTTGAAAAAAGCTTCGATTGTTGATCCATCAAGACCAATTAATTCTTCTACGGTAAGCGAGGCGATGGAACTGCCTGCAATATCATAAATTGCTTCGTTTTCCCACTCGTTTAACCATTCTTCTACACCAAAAGGCGCAATATTCATTTTATTCCCTCACTTCTAATGTTTACTCTCTTCCATTAGTTTAACTGAAAAGACACAATAAAGGTAGTGAATTTAGGCTTATTTATTTAAAAAAGTTGGCAATTCAATGTAGTTCCCGTAATAAGCAAAAGTAGCTGTTTGAATGAAGACAGCAATGTCTGCAACGTTTAATGAAGCATTTTCTTTAATTTGATAGTGTTGATTTTGATAAGTAAAGAAAATTTTTACGCTATCTTTATTTTCCTCGAAAAAAAGATGGTTTAGTTCGTTAACAGGTATAGAAGTGAGGGGTGTTTGATGGAGTAAAAAATATCTCTCAAAGATTAATTGATTGCCGTTAAAGTCAATTTTAACATAGTGATAGTTTAAGCCTAATAAATCAGATACGGAGATGATGCCATACATAAAAATCATCCTTTCACAATTTGATAAAACTAGTATAATTTATGAAACGCGTATCAGGTCAAGTCTTAAAGAGAGGTTCTTTAAAGTTGACAATTCATTAGTTGAAAGAGTACGCTACATTTGATTAAAGAAAAGGGGGGAGCGTTATGAAGGCGATCGAAATACTGGGAATAACCAAAATGTACCATAAAAAAGCAGCAGTTGATCACATTGACTTAACTGTTGAAGAAGGGGAAATTTATGGTTTTATTGGGCCCAATGGAGCGGGGAAGTCGACAACAATTAAAACGCTATTGAACTTTATTTATCCAACAAGTGGTTCAGCTTCAATCTTAGGATTGGATTGCGTCAAAGAGTCACAATCCATTAAGAAACAAGTGAGTTATGTATCCAGTGACGTTCGCTTTTACCCAGCAATGAATGCCATGCAAATTATGAAATATGTCGCTGATTTTCACAATCTAAAAAATGCTAAACCCATTATTAACCATTATTTTGATTATTTTGAAATAGATCCAAAGAAAAAGTTAGGAGAGATGTCTCTTGGAAATAAAAAGAAAGTGGCGGTTGTTTCAGGATTAATCGCTAATCCTCGAATGATGATTTTGGATGAACCAACAAATGGTCTTGATCCCTTAATGCAGCATCGTTTATTTGAGGTACTAAAAGAAAAAAATCAAAAAGGAATGACCCTTTTTTTATCTAGTCATGATTTAACAGAAGTACAGCGTTATTGTTCGAAGGCTGCCTTTATTAAAGAGGGGAAAATCATATCGATTGAAGACATTACAGCTGATCGAGTAGCTGGAAAAGTGGTGGAGTTAGTTGGGAATAATTTGCCAAAAGAAAAATTCATTGCAATTGGAGCGAAGTTAATCCAGCAGTCGGATAGACAGTTGAAATTCTTTTATAACGGCGACATGCAAATCCTTTTGCCATTATTGATGCATTCTGAAATTAAAGATGTTTTAATTAAAAATCAAGAACTGGAAGATAAATTTATGACAATGTACGAAAAGGGGGCATTGCAATGACCTTAATTAAAATTGAATGGCGTAATGGGATAAAAAGCTTAATTTTATGGTCAGCTGCCGTAATGTTGATTTTAGGTTTGTTTATGGCTGTTTTCCCAACGATGCAAAGTTCTGGGATGAAGGATATTGTCAATACGAAGTTAGACGCGATGCCTAGTGAACTTTTGAAGATGTTTAATTTACAAGGTGGAACAAGTTTATTAGAAGTAACAGGTTACTTTGCCTATGTTTTCCAATACCTCTTTTTGGCAGCAGGAATATACGCAGTTCTATTAGGGGCAACTGCGTTAGTCAAAGAAGAAACAGATGGCACGATTGATTTTTTATACGCACAACCTCTCTCGAGAAGAGACATCGTTTTTTATAAGCAAATTGCAAATACGTTGTTGTTGGCATTATTTTGGCTGTTTACCTGGCTTTTTTCATTTGGAATCATTTATGTTTTTAAAGAAAAAGGATCTAATTGGTCAACGATTGTTTCACAAATCAATCGCGTTTTTTTAAATGAAGGCCTAGTGTTACTGCTTTTATTCGCCATTGGTTTCTGTTTTTCACCAATCTTAAAGTCGAGTAAACAAACAACTGGAGTGGCTTTAGGATTTATTTTTGGTACCTATATCTTAGGGATCCTTTCTGAAATTAATAGCAAAGTAGAATGGCTGAAGAATGTATCGCCACTTCACTATGCTGTCCCCTCAACAACCTTAAATGAAAATATGAAGGGCATTCATCTGCTCATTTGTGTGATGGGGATTATTGCATTTAGTGGTTTAAGTTATTTCTTTTATGAAAAAAAAGATTTTAAAGGATAAAAAAAGAGCCAACAAGATTAAATTCTTGTTGGCCCTTTTTATTATTTTTCGATAACAGGTTTTCTCCAAACCCCTAAAATCATTGCTGAAATGGCAGTTCCTATTGCAAGAGCGAATAAGAAGAGTAGGGCATGATTTGCTAAGGTGATGACGAAAATACCACCATGAGGAGCAGGAATACTAATACCCCAGAATTGCGTTAATCCACCGGCAATGACCGCGCCGACAACAGAAGAACCAATGACGCGTAATGGATCTGCTGCAGCAAATGGAATCGCACCTTCTGTGATAAAGGATAACCCTAAAATATAATTGGTTAAACCAGATTTTCTTTCATCTGCAGTAAATTTATTTTTGAAAATAGTTGAAGCAAGAGCGATTGCAAGAGGAGGAACCATCCCACCAGCCATAACAGCCGCCATTAATTTTCCATCTCCTGTATCAGTGAAGACACCAATTGAGAAGGTATAGGCAGCTTTGTTAAAGGGACCACCCATATCAAATGCCATCATACCACCAAGTAAAGCACCAAGTAAAACAGCGTTACCAGTACCTAGGTTTTCTAAGAAATCAAGCATTGCTTTGTTAATTGAACCAAAAATTGGGTCAATAATAAAGTACATTACGATGCCGATTAAAAGTAAACCAATCACAGGATAAAGTAAAATGGGTTTAATTCCTTCAAGCGTTTTAGGCAATTTACTGAATAGTTTTTTCAAACCAACAATAATATAACCTGCGATAAAACCAGCTGCTAAACCGCCTAGGAAACCAGCGCCACTATTGACTGCCATTAAACCACCGACCATACCAGGCATTAATCCAGGTCGATCCCCAATACTCATAGCAATAAATCCGGCTAAGATTGGAATCAAGAAGTTAAATGCATTTCCACCAATTGAATTTAAGAATAAGAAAGCTTCACTTTTATCGCCCATTGTATTTTCAACTAAGAAGGAGATGGCCATTAGAATTCCGCCACCAACCACGAATGGCAACATGTGAGAAACGCCATTCATTAAGTCTTTATAGATTTTGCTCCAAACTGAACCTGTTTTTTCATTTTCTGAAGCATCAGATTTTTCACCATTTGCATGGAAAATAGGTGCTTCGCTGTGAATCGCTTTCGTAATCAATTCTTCTGTTTTGCGAATTCCATCGCTAACTGGACGCTCTAACACATGCTTGCCATCAAAACGATTCATTTCAACATTTTTATCCGCAGCGACAATAACGCCACTTGCACGTGCAATTTCGTCATCAGTCAAGCGATTTTTAACGCCTTCAGAGCCATTGGTTTCAACACGAATGTCAACACCCATTTCAGCTGCCTTTTTCTTTAATGCGTCTTCAGCCATATAAGTGTGGGCAATCCCAGTTGGACAGGCAGTTACTGCTACGACGAAAGGCTTGTTGCATTCAACAGGCGCTTCATTACGTGCAGTTTCTTCTTTTGCTTCAGCTTCTTCATGTTCTTTTTCAGCAGCAGCAAAGAGTTGTTGAACGTCCTCTGGAGTGGTTGCTTGTTTTAAAGAAGCAACAAAATCAGGATTAATTAATAAACGTGAAAGACCAGCAAGTGCTTGTAAGTGGGTATCATTTGCGCCTTCAGGAGCCGCTATCATAAAGAATAGGAAAGCCGGTTGTCCGTCTAGTGAGGCATAGTCAACTCCGGTAGTACTTTTTGCAAAAAGTACCGTTGCTTCATTTACGGCTTTATTTTTTGCGTGTGGCATAGCGATGCCATCTCCAAGACCAGTGGACGTTTGCGCTTCACGCTTCATAATGCCTTCTTTAAAGACGACAGGATCATTAATTCGCCCATGTTCACTTAAACTTTGGATCATTTCATCAATTGCAGCTTCTTTTGTGGTTGCTTTTAAATCCATAATCATGACATCTTTGACTAATAAGTCGTTGATTTTCATACTATTTCCTCCATTTTTATGTTTTATTTTGTTTGTTTAACGTGAACATCATCAACTAAAGCAAGAATTGCTTCTTTGGTTGCTAAGTCCTCTGAAAACGCCGTTGCACTTCCAGTAGCAACACCCATTTGGAAAGCTAAAAGCGGGTCTTTTGTTGCTTGGTAGGTTCCGATGAAGCCTGCAATCATGGAGTCACCAGCACCAACTGAATTTTTAACCGTTCCAACAGGGACATTACTTGTGTAAATGTGATCGCCAGTAAAGAAAAGAGCACCATCACCAGCCATTGAAATTAACGCATGTTTTGCACCCATGTCTAATAATTTTTGTCCGTAAGGCAACATCGCTTCGATTGAATCAAAGGAAATATCGAATAAATCGGCTAATTCATGATGATTTGGTTTGACTAGTAGTGGACGATGCTTAAGGGCATCCATTAAGTCAGAACCCGTCGTGTCAATAACAAATTCGGCGCCTGATTTAGTAATCAAATCAATCATTGTTTGATAATAATCATGAGGCAAACTTGGTGGTTTGCTTCCTGATAAAATAACAACATCATCAGATGTTAAAGCCTGCAATTTTGTTAATAATTCTTCTGCTTCTGAAGTGGTGATTGCTGGACCTAAACCATTTACTTCGGTTTCTGAAACGGATTTTAATTTAATATTAATACGAGTATCATCATTTACATTTGTAAAATCAGTCATAACGCCTTCTTTGTGTAACCATTCGCTAATAAAATTTCCTGTAAAACCGCCTAAAAATCCTAGTGTCGTAGAAGGATAGTCTAACTGCTTTAAAACACGACTAACATTGATACCTTTTCCGCCGGGTAATTTTAAATCACTGTCCATACGGTTCAGTTCACCTAACTGAATATTTTTTAAGTGAACGATGTAATCGATGGATGGATTAAGTGTAACTGTATAAATCATATTCTCACCTCTAAAATAGTTGTTTTTTCAAAATAAGTTGGGTATTTCTGATGATCCAGTTTTTGCGTCACGATAGTTGCTTGATCAATCTCAGCAACCTTTGTAAAATTAACTTTATCAAATTTGGTTTCATCAAGTAATACATAAATATCAAACCCTTTTTTTAATGCTGCTGCTTTCAACGCAGCTTCCTCTGGATCAGGAGTAGTAAAGCCAAAATCGGGATGAACTCCATTCATTCCTAAGAATGTTTTGCTAAATTGATAGCGTTCAATTTCTGCTAAGCTTGTTGAACCGACAATCGCTTTAGTGGAGTTTTTTAGATTTCCGCCAATTAGAATGGTGTTGATTTTATGATCGGCAAGAAGGGAGGCATGTTGAACACCATTTGTAACAACAGTAATTCCTTTTTGTGTTAAAAAGGGAATCATGGCTAACGTAGTGGAACCAGCATCAATGTAGATGGTGTCTTTTTCTTTGACAAGACTCGCCGCTAATTGAGCAATTAAATTTTTCTCTTGAACGTTTTTGAACGTTTTTTCGTTCATGTCTTGTTCTTCATCTAAATGAAAATTTCGTTTAGCGCCACCGTGGATACGAATGAGTTCTCCAGTTTCTTCTAATAAAGCTAAGTCACGTCGAATCGTTGACTCCGAACAGTTTAATTCCGTCATTAAATCTTGAGATTTGATGACACCATGATCAACTAAGCGCTTTAAAATTAGGGCATGTCGTTCTTCTGTTAACATTGTATCCCTCCTTCAAAAGTAGTTTAACATCAAAAACGGTCAAAATCAATCATTAAATGTCAACGTTTTCTTTTTTTTGCAAGCGTAATAAAAAAAACAACGAAAAGTAAATCAGTTCGTTGTTTGTGAAGGGTTCTTTTATTTTGATTTCAATATTTTTTTTAATAAACGTTCGTGAGGTTGGCTTAAATCATTCCAGTTCAGAATTGGTGTCGCTTCACGACCTAGTGTTTGGAATAATAAATCGGCCACCGTTTGTTTTGCTAAATAATCTTTCCATAACGTATCTGCTTGATGAAAAACAGCACTTAAAACTTGATCGCCTTGATGGGCTTCAACTTGCATATCCTGAAAGACAACATCAATCAATCCCGAGTTTGGATACGTATTAATTTCGCCTTCAACGGCTTCAATAATTTCTAAAATTGAAATTTCACTAGGCGGTTTCACTAAAGTAAAGCCACCGTTATTGCCTGAAACGGAAGTGACTAACTGATGAACCACCAATTTTCGCATTAATTTTTTGATGTATGTTGGCGATCCATTTAACCGATGATTGATTACAGTTGAAGTGACTGGGATTTGATTATTTTGTGTAGCCAATAATGTAATAATACAGATGGCTTGTTCGAGGCTTTTGGTTAATTTCATCTATTTTCGCTTCTTTCTATGAGATATTTCGTATGCTTCACTCGCTAAATTTCCTTACTTTTTAGTATACCATAAGCAATTTAAAAGGCGAGAATGTTTTTTTGTTATAGTTGACATATAACGATTATTGTTATAGTATGTGTATAACGAATTGAAGAGGGGGAGGGTAAAATGTATTTAAGAATTCAGCCAACAAGTGAAATTCCAATTTATACACAGCTGATTTATCAAATTAAAAAAGGGATCATAAAAAAAGAGCTGATGCCAGGTGAGTCGCTGCCAAGTGTTAGAAGTTTAGCAAGTGACATAGGTATTAATCTTCATACAGTAAACAAAGCATACAAATTACTTGTAGAAGAAGGAGTTCTAGTTCAACAAAAGAAGGGTTTTAGGGTGAATCCTTCCGTCAATTTAATGATGAAGGAAGACCAATTCAAAGCATTTCGAGAGAAATTAGAAGAACTAATGATTGATGCCAGGATTTTTAATGTATCTGATGAAGTGCTAATGGATTTGAAAACAGAAATAATGAAAACATTGAAAGAGAGTGATGAAGATGATGTTGTTTAACTGGTTTATGGCAGGGTTGTTGGTTTTAATTGGTGTCATAAATGGAATGACGCCTTTTTATGGAAGAAAAACGAGTCAATTTGGTATCTCGTTGCCAAATGGGTTTCAAAACAGCGAGAAAATCAGAGCGTTAAAATTTAGGTTTTTTATTTTAAACATGGTGACGGCAGCTCTTTTAGCACTACCATTTTTATTTATAGGCAATTCTTTTTCATATGAAATTTTAGCAAAATGGAGTGCTATTTATTTAATGGTGAGCATGGTTATTTATTTTTTAGTCAGTGGGTTAATCTTTTTAAAGATTCGAAATCAACTAAAAGAGTATAAAAAAAACCTTCCAAGACCAGCAATGATTGAGGAAGAAATTGTAGTGGATACCTCATACCGTAACAATCGCTTGGTTATTCCAGGTTCAGTCATAATCATTACGAATTTTTTATTGATTCTTATTACAGTGTGCATTACATTTGCAAACTTTGATAAAATCCCACCCATTATTCCCACTCATTGGACAGTTGGAAATGTAGCAGATGGTTTTGCTGAAAAATCAGTTAAAAGTTTATTAGCACTGCCTGCGCTTCAAGTTGTTTTAATGGTAGTGATGTACCTTAGCAATTATTCATTTCAAAAAGCAAAACAGCAAATTAATGCTAGTAAGGTAAGTGTGTCCATCCATCAAAATCAAGCGTTTCGCTTTGCTTGGTCGGTCTATTTGTTACTAGTGTCCATCTTGATTCAATGTTTATTAATGCTGATTCAATTTATTAGTATTTTTGATTTAATGGATAAACTTAATGTTGAATTCATTATTATTGGTTTTGTTGGTCTGGTGATTGCAGGAAGTCTTTTCTTAACTGTAAAATACGGACAAGGAGGGGAGAGGTACCGTAAATTGGACCCTTCTCAATCTGAAAATCAAGTTGTTTCCACTTATGATGATGACACTCATTGGAAATTAGGCGTTTTTTATTTTAATCCAAAAGATCCAGCTATTTGGGTTGAAAAGCGTTTTGGTATTGGAACGAGTATGAATTTTGCTAGAGGGCAATCATGGGGAATGATGATTGGCATTATCGTTCTTCCTCTAGTGGTTATTTTCCTATTTTCATGATTTGTGACTAGGTATGAATGAGCTTAGTTTATTTTAGGGAATCTCCATAAAAAAACCTGACAAAACTCAAATTATAATTGGGTTTTGTCAGGTTTTTTAACTAGTTTAAATTAGTTTGCTTCTTTAATAACGTTGATTTGTTGAACGGTTACTTCTTCGTTTGGTTTGTCATTTGCTCCAACAGGAAGTGCAGCAATTTTATCGACAACATCCATTCCCTCAATTACTTGGCCAAAGACAGTATATTGACCATCTAGGAACGGCGTACCGCCTTTTTTATAGGCTTCTACTATTTTTTCTGGCACATCATCAGCACTAACTTGGCTGCTTTGATCTTGATCGTTTTGAACAATGTAAAATTGACTTCCAATTGAAATTGGGTCATTCGTTTTAGCCATCGCTAAAGCGCCACGGATATGGTAAAGTTCCGGAGTTTTTTCAACGCCAAAAGGTTTGCCCCAAATGCTTTCTCCACCAGTTCCATTGCCTTGAGGATCGCCCCCTTGAATCATAAATTCATTGATGACACGGTGGAAAGGAGTACCATTGTAATAACCGTCTTTACTGTGTTTTACAAAGTTTTCTACAGCTTTTGGTGCTAGTTCTGGGAATAATTTTACTTTAATTGAACCCATTGAAGTTACGATTTCTAATTCAGTTTCATTATCGGCTACTTCGTTTGAAAGTTGAGGAAGCGTTAATTTTGAAAAATCAACTTTTTCTTCTTCACTTTCACTGGTCTCAGCACTATCAGAAGTTAATGAGCTTTCATCGTTTGTTGAGGCTGTTTCATCTTTATTTTGATCGCTCATATATTTTATGCCAAAGACAATCATAACAAGAGCAACAATTAACAAAATCACGCCTAAAATTAATTTTTTGTTTTTCATTTTGGTTAAAAACACATCCTTTGATTATTTTTAGAACAACCTCTATTTTACATTAGTTTGTATGATTTGGAAATAGCTAGTCGTTTTTTTCATTTTTTTGTTTTTGGTAAAAAAAGATTAGGTCTATACCAATTAGTTTAAAGCCAAACAATTCAGTTTCCTCACTTCTTGTAGTGACTATCATACCAATTGAAAAGCGCTATCATAAAAGCAAAAACTTTTAAAAAGTCGCTAGATGAAAGTGTTTTCTTTTGCTATACTAAAAGAGTAAATGAATGAGGGTGGTTTTAAAAAATCATCTATTTGAAGTATGGAGGGTCTCAATCATATGGGAAAATTAGGAGTTTCAATCTATCCAGAACGTTCAACTTTTGAACAAGATAAAAAATATTTAGATTTAGCACATCAGTATGGCTACAAACGTGTTTTTACCAGTTTATTAGAAGTCGATGGTGATGGCGATGCCGTTTTAAATGGCTTTAAGAAAGTGATCGCTTACGCGAACAGTTTAGACATGGAAGTTATGGTGGATATTAATCCTGCTCTTTTTGAACAATTAAAAATATCCTACGATGATTTATCATTTTTCCATGAAATGGGCGCATATGGCATCCGTTTAGATCTAGGTTTTACTGGTCAAGAAGAAGCACGTATGACGCGTAATCCTTATGGCATCAAAATCGAAGTAAACATGAGCTCTGGAACCAATTACATTGAAAGCATTATGAGTTACTCGCCAAATCGAGAAAACTTATTAGGGTCCCATAATTTTTATCCACATCGTTATTCTGGTTTGGAATATAATCATTTTGTATTTTGTTCAAATCAATACCGCAATCACAATCTTAACACTGCAGCCTTTGTAAATTCTCATGAGGCTACTTTTGGTCCTTGGCCAACCCAAGACGGTCTTTGTACATTAGAAGATCATCGTGATTTAGAGATTGCTACACAAGTTAAACATTATGTATTAACGGATTTGATTGATGACATCATTATCGGAAATGCGTATGCTTCTGAAGCTGAATTAAAAGCAATGGCAGAGGCGTTCAATGCCCCTTATCCATCCGTTAAGGTTGATTTAGATGCGTCCATCAGTGAGGTGGAGCGTAAGGTGATTCTTGATGAGCTGCATAGTTACCGAGGCGATCGTTCAGCATATATTTTACGTTCAACAATGACACGTATCAAATATAAAGACGAAGCTTTTCCACCGCATGATACGCGTGATATGATCAAAGGAGACTTATTAGTTGATAATGTTGATTTTGGACAATACAAAGGTGAGTGTCAAATTGCTTTGAAAGAAATGAAAAATACTGGACGTGTGAACGTTGTAGGCCGAATTAGCGAGGATGAATTATTCTTATTAGATTTCTTGAAACCATGGTCAAACTTTAAATTAATCGAAAATAAATAACAGATAGCTCATTCATCAAAGCGATGAATGAGCTCTTTATATTTTTAAATGAACAAACGTTTTTATAAAAAAATGATAAATCTAAGGAATCTTTATAGACAAAGCTTCTATTCACAAGTACAATAGAACATGGACGAATGTGGGATATACTGAACAATATCTCATTTTTAGAGGATTCGTGATGATAAAATCGCATCTTAAATTACATCTTGGAACAAATGTAACACTTAGATTATTCACAAAAGTCCAATGATAAGCATGAATTTATATATAATTAGATGAAAATCTCACAAACTCATAAAATGAGGAGGAAATAAAAGATGTCAATGTTTTTAGATCAAGTGACAATTAGTGTTAAAGCAGGTGCAGGTGGAAACGGGATGGTTGCCTTCCGTCGCGAAAAATATGTACCAGATGGTGGACCAGCCGGTGGAGATGGCGGAAATGGTGGAAACATTATTTTTGTAGTCGATGAAGGTTTGAGAACGTTAATGGACTTCCGTTTTACGCGTCGCTTTAAAGCGGAAGATGGCGAAAAAGGAATGAGCAAAGGAATGCATGGTCGTGGCGCTGGGGATACGTACATTAAAGTCCCACAAGGTACGACAGTAAAGGATATGGATTCCGGTTTAGTACTAGGAGACTTAGTTCTTGATGGTCAAGAATTAGTTGTGGCAAAAGGTGGACGTGGTGGACGAGGCAATATTCGTTTTGCTTCTGCTAGAAACCCAGCACCAGAAATCGCTGAAAATGGTGAACCAGGGCAAGAACGTCATATTGAGCTTGAATTAAAAGTATTAGCTGACGTTGGACTGGTTGGATTCCCATCTGTTGGAAAATCAACTATTTTATCAATCGTTTCAAAAGCCCGCCCAAAAATCGGTGCGTATCATTTTACAACATTAGTTCCTAACTTAGGAATGGTGCAAGCAGAAGATGGACGTAGCTTTGTTATGGCCGATTTACCAGGATTGATTGAAGGAGCTTCACAAGGAATTGGTTTAGGTACACAATTCTTACGTCATATTGAACGGACACGTGTCATTTTACATGTTATCGATATGAGCGGGAGCGAGGGACGTGATCCTTACGAAGATTACGTTGCCATCAATAAAGAATTAGAAACGTATAATTTACGTTTGATGGAACGCCCACAATTAATTGTAGCCAATAAAATGGACATGCCAGAATCTGAAGAAAACTTGAAGAAATTCAAAGAACAACTAAAAGCTCTTAAAAAAGATGAATTTGAAGACGACATTCCTGTTTTCCCAATTTCAGCAATTAGTCAT carries:
- the pfkB gene encoding 1-phosphofructokinase, encoding MIYTVTLNPSIDYIVHLKNIQLGELNRMDSDLKLPGGKGINVSRVLKQLDYPSTTLGFLGGFTGNFISEWLHKEGVMTDFTNVNDDTRINIKLKSVSETEVNGLGPAITTSEAEELLTKLQALTSDDVVILSGSKPPSLPHDYYQTMIDLITKSGAEFVIDTTGSDLMDALKHRPLLVKPNHHELADLFDISFDSIEAMLPYGQKLLDMGAKHALISMAGDGALFFTGDHIYTSNVPVGTVKNSVGAGDSMIAGFIGTYQATKDPLLAFQMGVATGSATAFSEDLATKEAILALVDDVHVKQTK
- a CDS encoding Rrf2 family transcriptional regulator, coding for MKLTKSLEQAICIITLLATQNNQIPVTSTVINHRLNGSPTYIKKLMRKLVVHQLVTSVSGNNGGFTLVKPPSEISILEIIEAVEGEINTYPNSGLIDVVFQDMQVEAHQGDQVLSAVFHQADTLWKDYLAKQTVADLLFQTLGREATPILNWNDLSQPHERLLKKILKSK
- a CDS encoding DeoR/GlpR family DNA-binding transcription regulator, coding for MLTEERHALILKRLVDHGVIKSQDLMTELNCSESTIRRDLALLEETGELIRIHGGAKRNFHLDEEQDMNEKTFKNVQEKNLIAQLAASLVKEKDTIYIDAGSTTLAMIPFLTQKGITVVTNGVQHASLLADHKINTILIGGNLKNSTKAIVGSTSLAEIERYQFSKTFLGMNGVHPDFGFTTPDPEEAALKAAALKKGFDIYVLLDETKFDKVNFTKVAEIDQATIVTQKLDHQKYPTYFEKTTILEVRI
- a CDS encoding ABC transporter ATP-binding protein, which encodes MKAIEILGITKMYHKKAAVDHIDLTVEEGEIYGFIGPNGAGKSTTIKTLLNFIYPTSGSASILGLDCVKESQSIKKQVSYVSSDVRFYPAMNAMQIMKYVADFHNLKNAKPIINHYFDYFEIDPKKKLGEMSLGNKKKVAVVSGLIANPRMMILDEPTNGLDPLMQHRLFEVLKEKNQKGMTLFLSSHDLTEVQRYCSKAAFIKEGKIISIEDITADRVAGKVVELVGNNLPKEKFIAIGAKLIQQSDRQLKFFYNGDMQILLPLLMHSEIKDVLIKNQELEDKFMTMYEKGALQ
- a CDS encoding ABC transporter permease subunit, whose product is MTLIKIEWRNGIKSLILWSAAVMLILGLFMAVFPTMQSSGMKDIVNTKLDAMPSELLKMFNLQGGTSLLEVTGYFAYVFQYLFLAAGIYAVLLGATALVKEETDGTIDFLYAQPLSRRDIVFYKQIANTLLLALFWLFTWLFSFGIIYVFKEKGSNWSTIVSQINRVFLNEGLVLLLLFAIGFCFSPILKSSKQTTGVALGFIFGTYILGILSEINSKVEWLKNVSPLHYAVPSTTLNENMKGIHLLICVMGIIAFSGLSYFFYEKKDFKG
- a CDS encoding GntR family transcriptional regulator, producing MYLRIQPTSEIPIYTQLIYQIKKGIIKKELMPGESLPSVRSLASDIGINLHTVNKAYKLLVEEGVLVQQKKGFRVNPSVNLMMKEDQFKAFREKLEELMIDARIFNVSDEVLMDLKTEIMKTLKESDEDDVV
- a CDS encoding aminotransferase, whose protein sequence is MNIAPFGVEEWLNEWENEAIYDIAGSSIASLTVEELIGLDGSTIEAFFKEQSKTTLNYGWIEGSPEFKEEVSQLYTTVSPEAILQTNGATGANLLALYALVEAGDHVIALHPSYQQLYDIPKSLGATVDYWSIYESNQWLPRIEELKKLIQPNTKLICLNNANNPTGTLLDEAFLKEIVLLARKVDAYILVDEVYQCLDSTQTIPSIVDLYEKGIATNSLSKTYSLPGLRVGWTASSKEIADLFRKYRDYTMICAGVLDDALAVHALKNKAMILERNRSIVATNLAILTDWVQKEPRVSLILPKSVSTSFIKLDIPIDVEEFCLRLLKEKGVLLVPGTRFETPFHARLGFCAPTDTLVAGLRELSLFLRSFDN
- a CDS encoding PTS fructose transporter subunit IIABC gives rise to the protein MKINDLLVKDVMIMDLKATTKEAAIDEMIQSLSEHGRINDPVVFKEGIMKREAQTSTGLGDGIAMPHAKNKAVNEATVLFAKSTTGVDYASLDGQPAFLFFMIAAPEGANDTHLQALAGLSRLLINPDFVASLKQATTPEDVQQLFAAAEKEHEEAEAKEETARNEAPVECNKPFVVAVTACPTGIAHTYMAEDALKKKAAEMGVDIRVETNGSEGVKNRLTDDEIARASGVIVAADKNVEMNRFDGKHVLERPVSDGIRKTEELITKAIHSEAPIFHANGEKSDASENEKTGSVWSKIYKDLMNGVSHMLPFVVGGGILMAISFLVENTMGDKSEAFLFLNSIGGNAFNFLIPILAGFIAMSIGDRPGLMPGMVGGLMAVNSGAGFLGGLAAGFIAGYIIVGLKKLFSKLPKTLEGIKPILLYPVIGLLLIGIVMYFIIDPIFGSINKAMLDFLENLGTGNAVLLGALLGGMMAFDMGGPFNKAAYTFSIGVFTDTGDGKLMAAVMAGGMVPPLAIALASTIFKNKFTADERKSGLTNYILGLSFITEGAIPFAAADPLRVIGSSVVGAVIAGGLTQFWGISIPAPHGGIFVITLANHALLFLFALAIGTAISAMILGVWRKPVIEK